The Coffea arabica cultivar ET-39 chromosome 1e, Coffea Arabica ET-39 HiFi, whole genome shotgun sequence genome has a window encoding:
- the LOC113689647 gene encoding NAC domain-containing protein JA2-like, which translates to MYTSPLFVLCSQPADHQANRIQGLVPMETQPISSFQFPPGVRFYPSDEELIVYYLHNKVNSRPLPAAVVGEIELYSYNPWDLPKKALFGEEEWYFFSPRDRKYPNGARPNRTAASGYWKATGTDKPILSCSGARIGVKKALVFYIGKPPNGVKTDWIMIEYRLPDTHKRPSRSKGSMRLDDWVLCRIRQKGNMSKNSWEVPHSPIKVTEDTPNLKELHSAYAAKNALDICSSYFLSKDCHLLAKLLATQDLPRIETNTRATSCSSNISQNCKTVYEHGTIKENQVTNSFFPSSLNQQGKPIEEIGYGNIPPSEKAMTNLNKNEFFLAGNVNGASFYNQQQSHGDMFKLNLSSAMMTLQELDVSAFAAKLLP; encoded by the exons atgtacaCTTCACCACTCTTTGTACTTTGTAGCCAGCCTGCTGATCACCAGGCGAATAGGATCCAGGGACTTGTTCCAATGGAGACACAACCCATTTCTAGCTTCCAGTTTCCTCCTGGAGTCAGATTCTATCCTTCTGACGAAGAGCTCATCGTTTATTATCTCCACAACAAAGTGAATTCTCGTCCACTGCCAGCTGCTGTTGTAGGTGAAATCGAGCTTTATAGCTATAATCCTTGGGACTTGCCAA AGAAGGCATTGTTTGGAGAGGAAGAATGGTACTTCTTCAGCCCGAGGGACCGGAAGTACCCAAATGGTGCACGGCCTAACAGGACGGCAGCTTCAGGATATTGGAAGGCTACCGGAACTGACAAACCTATTCTCAGTTGCTCTGGAGCAAGAATAGGAGTCAAGAAAGCTCTTGTCTTCTACATCGGAAAACCTCCGAACGGAGTCAAGACGGACTGGATCATGATCGAGTACCGACTTCCTGACACCCATAAAAGGCCATCAAGGTCTAAAGGGTCCATGAGG TTGGATGACTGGGTCCTATGCCGGATTAGACAAAAAGGCAACATGTCAAAGAATTCATGGGAAGTTCCTCATAGTCCCATCAAGGTGACGGAGGACACCCCAAACCTCAAGGAACTCCACTCAGCATACGCAGCAAAAAACGCCTTAGATATCTGCTCGAGCTATTTCCTATCAAAAGATTGTCACCTGTTGGCAAAACTGCTTGCTACTCAAGATTTGCCTCGTATTGAGACAAATACAAGAGCAACCTCTTGCAGCAGCAACATTTCCCAGAACTGCAAGACAGTATATGAACATGGAACAATCAAGGAGAATCAAGTGAcaaattctttctttccaagTTCTTTGAATCAGCAGGGAAAACCTATTGAAGAAATTGGATATGGGAACATCCCTCCATCCGAGAAAGCCATGACTAATCTGAACAAGAATGAGTTTTTCCTAGCTGGTAATGTGAATGGTGCAAGCTTCTATAATCAACAACAATCTCATGGAGATATGTTCAAGCTCAATTTATCTAGTGCTATGATGACTTTACAGGAGCTTGATGTGTCTGCATTTGCGGCAAAATTGCTGCCGTAA